The following are from one region of the Accipiter gentilis unplaced genomic scaffold, bAccGen1.1, whole genome shotgun sequence genome:
- the LOC126036841 gene encoding olfactory receptor 14C36-like: MSNGSSTTQFLLLAFADARELQLLHFWLFLGIYLAALLANGLIITTVACDHRLHTPMNFFLLNLSLLDLGSISTTVPKAMANSLWDTRAISYAGCAAQVFLFIFLISAEYFLLTVMAYDRYVAICKPLHYGTLLGSRACVHMAAAAWGSGFLAAVLHTASTFSLPLCRGNAVDQFFCEIPQILKLACSDAYLREAGVLVVAVCFGFGCFVFILLSYVQIFRAVLRIPSEQGRHKSFSTCLPHLAVVSLFVSTGMFAYLKPPSISSPSLDLAVAVLYSVVPPAVNPLIYSMRNHEIKDALRKLITGCF; this comes from the coding sequence ATGTCCAATGGCAGCTCCaccacccagttcctcctcctggcatttgcagacgcacgggagctgcagctcttgcacttctggctcttcctgggtatctacctggctgccctcctggccaacggcctcatcatcaccacagtagcctgtgaccaccgcctccacacacccatgaacttcttcctcctcaacctctccctccttgacttgggctccatctccaccactgtccccaaagccatggccaactccctctgggacaccagggccatctcctatgcaggatgcgctgcacaggtctttctgttcatctttttgatctcagcagagtattttcttctcactgtcatggcctatgaccgctatgttgccatctgcaaacccctgcactacgggaccctcctgggcagcagagcttgtgtccacatggcagcagctgcctggggcagtgggtttctcgctgctgtgctgcacactgccagtACATTTTCACTACCTCTCTGCcgaggcaatgctgtggaccagttcttctgcgaaatcccccagatcctcaagcttgcctgctcagatgcctacctcagggaagctggggtacttgtagttgctgtctgttttggatttgggtgttttgttttcattttgctgtcctatgtgcagatcttcagggcggtactgaggatcccctctgagcagggacggcacaaatccttttccacctgcctccctcacctcgccGTGGTCTCCTTGTTCGTAAGCACTGGCatgtttgcctacctgaagcccccctccatctcctcgccatccctggacctggcggtagcagttctgtactcagtggtgcctccagctgtgaaccccctcatctacagcatgagaaaccatgagatcaaggatgccctgagaaaactaatcactggatGCTTTTGA